One Gadus chalcogrammus isolate NIFS_2021 chromosome 4, NIFS_Gcha_1.0, whole genome shotgun sequence DNA segment encodes these proteins:
- the lmf2b gene encoding lipase maturation factor 2b, whose protein sequence is MGEIRVPRNMFLWSMAIVYMLAFSSLYVQLPGLHGNGGVSPVRPAEPPGLTGLPLLDLMLASPRTVLLDLARAWGADPPQALELVCLTGALLALGAATLAPLRGSLVFLALWCLYFSLGQVGRGLLSSPWDGLLLEAGFLAVLVAPLSLLGRQVSSGRHDPMTFWLTRWLLFRLTFGSGVAKLAGHSAPWWNLSAVSHMLESQASPTALAWWAAQLPSWVLRLGTVGVLVSQVLVPLLYFAPIRCLRITAFYVQLVHQLLSALTGNLTVLNLLTVALGFSLLDTEHTMSKKKRAAKTWGQTLVWVLTLLVELGVYVLIIYSATRLFQIDVDWEARTVSSKTAFTQQQFGDVLRTTMGSTVWIAVLSLTWEVVGALLSSLCVRGFFWKLWALVQWAVFAAATVAMFAVSVVPYTSMEPWSSSKVLPVVKRAHEWVKPYQLVSSYALDRQLAAGRGRPELVLEGSMDQHTWTEIHWMYKPGNVSAPPPLVAPYEARLDWQMWRAAQGQAQESPWFCGLVLGLLQGNKNVERLLQTDPSQYAFSEEPPAYLRATLYHYQFTQQDPDGSGPKQWWRRDFVKDFCPIVYLGDPDLQAMLSLHGLDEESPPSGPSHSPLARLLALLRGPRWRSCPGPHVQWVSLPPWPPSASSSACLSRAPAVAACAGPPAEPKVPRRPDSGGPRVEAPAGPRGRRRPGPGLGRGGRRWERSPRRRK, encoded by the exons ATGGGGGAAATAAGAGTTCCGCGGAATATGTTTCTCTGGAGTATGGCCATTGTTTACATGTTGGCTTTCTCTTCCCTTTACGTCCAGCTTCCAG GTCTCCACGGCAACGGTGGGGTCTCCCCTGTGCGTCCCGCCGAGCCCCCCGGACTGACCGGCCTCCCGCTGCTGGACCTGATGCTGGCGTCCCCCCGCACGGTGCTGCTGGACCTGGCCCGGGCCTGGGGCGCCGACCCCCCCCAGGCGCTGGAGCTGGTCTGCCTGACGGGGGCCCTGCTGGCCCTGGGGGCCGCCACCCTGGCCCCGCTCCGAGGCAGCCTGGTCTTCTTGGCCCTCTGGTGCCTGTACTTCTCACTAGGCCAG gttggCAGAGGCCTGCTGAGCTCTCCATG ggacgGCCTCCTGCTGGAGGCGGGCTTCCTGGCCGTGCTGGTGGCTCCCCTCAGCCTGCTGGGACGCCAGGTGTCCTCCGGGCGCCACGACCCCATGACCTTCTGGCTGACGCGCTGGCTGCTCTTCCGTCTCACCTTCGGCTCCGGCGTGGCCAAGCTGGCCGGgcacagcgccccctggtggaaCCTCAGTG CGGTGAGCCACATGCTGGAGAGCCAGGCCAGCCCCACTGCCCTGGCCTGGTGGGCCGCCCAGCTGCCGTCCTGGGTACTGCGGCTGGGCACCGTGGGGGTCCTCGTGTCCCAGGTCTTGGTGCCCCTGCTCTACTTCGCCCCGATCCGCTGCCTGCGCATCACGGCCTTCTACGTCCAG TTGGTGCACCAGCTCCTGTCCGCGCTCACAGGCAACCTGACGGTGCTGAACCTGCTGACGGTGGCGCTGGGCTTCTCTCTGCTGGACACGGAGCACACCATGAGCAAGAAGAAGAGAGCAGCCAAGA CCTGGGGCCAGACGCTGGTCTGGGTGCTGACCCTCCTGGTAGAGCTGGGGGTCTACGTCCTGATCATCTACAGCGCCACACGCCTCTTCCAGATCGACGTGGACTGGGAGGCCAGGACCGTCTCCTCTAAAACAG CCTTCACCCAGCAGCAGTTTGGGGACGTGCTTCGGACCACCATGGGCTCGACCGTCTGGATCGCAGTGCTCTCCCTCAcctgggaggtggtgggggcgcTGCTGAG CTCGCTCTGTGTGAGAGGATTCTTCTGGAAGCTCTGGGCCCTCGTCCAATGGGCGGTCTTCGCCGCAGCCACAGTAGCGATGTTTGCCGTCAGTGTG GTCCCGTACACCTCCATGGAGCCCTGGTCCAGCAGCAAGGTGCTCCCGGTGGTGAAGAGGGCCCACGAGTGGGTGAAGCCCTACCAGCTGGTGAGCAGCTACGCCCTGGACCGCCAGCTGGCCGCGGGCCGCGGGAGGCCGGAGCTGGTCCTGGAGGGCAGCATGGACCAGCACACCTGGACG GAGATCCATTGGATGTACAAGCCAGGCAACGTGAGCGCGCCGCCCCCACTGGTGGCCCCCTACGAGGCCCGTCTGGACTGGCAGATGTGGAGGGCTGCTCAGGGACAGGCTCAGGAAAGCCCCTGGTTCTGCGGCCTAGTGCTGGGCCTTCTGCAGGGCAACAAGAACG TGGAGAGGCTGCTCCAGACTGACCCGTCCCAGTACGCGTTCAGCGAGGAGCCTCCAGCCTACCTCAGAGCGACACTCTACCATTACCAGTTCACCCAGCAGGACCCCGACGG ttcTGGTCCCAAACAGTGGTGGCGGAGAGACTTTGTGAAGGACTTCTGTCCCATAGTGTATTTGGGCGACCCGGATCTGCAGGCTATGCTGAGTCTGCATGGACTGGAT GAGGAGTCGCCCCCGTCCGGCCCGTCACACTCCCCGCTGGCCCGGCTCCTGGCCCTCCTCAGGGGCCCACGCTGGAGAAGCTGCCCGGGCCCCCACGTGCAGTGGGTCTCCTTGCCACCGTGGCCACCATCTGCGTCCTCAAGTGCCTGCCTGTCGAGGGCCCCGGCGGTCGCGGCCTGCGCAGGCCCCCCCGCGGAACCCAAGGTCCCAAGAAGGCCAGACTCCGGCGGCCCCCGCGTCGAAGCCCCCGCGGGCCCCCGCGGACGGCGGCGGCCCGGCCCCGGCCTGGGGAGAGGAGGCCGTAGGTGGGAGCGGAGccccaggaggaggaagtga
- the ovch1 gene encoding ovochymase-1 isoform X2, translated as MSVIPLFLLSLTLRGIRTGSNHTNQTEHDEEHYALAGIRTFTPELEIETRIIGGKEAWAHSWPWQVSLRYATMPACGGAIIAPSWVITAAHCFQRFKTASSWMVMAGKHDLGNPNEAFQQLVGVSRIVTHQGYSRRTKEFDVALLKLQTPLLYDEHVRPIEIWMDALRPAMSCSVTGWGSTRENGPRVNRLQEVNVSLLPLDKCNQFYRGRIWPTMFCAGRPEGGVDACQGDSGGPLSCFTGERYRLGGLVSWGVGCGRLHRPGVYTKLQDHAPWVADVMNSDRVMIYSDSPSVGKSGGLSCGEAQTPACRLGSIPATLVAAGGEALADGGGEVGPGGVTEACPYSWPWQVSLQSEGRHYCSGTLIHRHWVLAPHHCNANSQHPSFPSRTGDMVVLGVHDLRFMASQSVPVDEVFEQAQDGSFPPSNDLALIRLSEPARSGIPVCLPDDDIEVDDSWTCVTTGWGQTKTSDKVSPHSLHQATVSLVNLTASRSIWGEGLIKDTHLCTHPAAAIPCMGDAGAPLVCQKHGVYFLFGLVTWGSRRCDLIRPAVFSSIADVQLWIRDTTEDV; from the exons ATGTCTGTCATTCCTTTATTTCTCCTCTCACTTACACTGAGGGGAATTCGCACCG GCAGCAACCACACCAATCAAACGGAGCATGATGAAGAACACTACG CATTGGCGGGGATTCGCACCTTCACCCCCGAGCTGGAGATCGAGACGAGGATCATCGGTGGGAAGGAGGCGTGGGCCCACTCATGGCCGTGGCAGGTTTCCCTCCGGTACGCCACCATGCCGGCGTGTGGAGGCGCCATCATCGCCCCCTCGTGGGTCATCACCGCGGCGCACTGTTTTCAGAG GTTTAAGACCGCCTCTTCTTGGATGGTGATGGCAGGAAAACATGACCTGGGGAACCCGAACGAGGCCTTTCAACAG ctggtgggcgtgtccaggatCGTGACCCACCAGGGCTACAGCCGGCGCACCAAGGAGTTTGACGTGGCTCTGCTGAAGCTCCAGACGCCCCTGCTGTACGACGAGCACGTCAGGCCCATCGAGATCTGGATGGACGCCCTGCGGCCCGCCATGAGCTGCTCCGTCACCGGCTGGGGCTCCACCCGAGAGA atggtCCGCGGGTCAACCGGCTCCAGGAGGTCAACGTGAGTCTACTGCCGCTGGACAAGTGCAACCAGTTCTACCGCGGCCGCATCTGGCCCACCATGTTCTGCGCCGGGAGACCGGAGGGGGGAGTCGACGCCTGCCAG GGAGACTCCGGGGGCCCGCTGTCGTGCTTCACGGGGGAGCGGTACAGGCTGGGGGGCTTGGTGAGTTGGGGGGTGGGCTGTGGGCGTCTCCACCGGCCCGGCGTGTACACCAAGCTCCAGGACCACGCCCCCTGGGTCGCCGACGTCATGAACA GTGATCGAGTGATGATTTATAGTGACTCTCCAAGTGTCGGAAAAA GCGGCGGTCTCTCCTGTGGGGAGGCCCAGACTCCTGCCTGTCGCCTGGGCTCCATCCCCGCCACGCTGGTGGCCGCCGGGGGGGAGGCCCTGGCGGacggggggggtgaggtggggccGGGCGGGGTCACGGAGGCCTGCCCCTACTCCTGGCCCTGGCAGGTGAGCCTGCAGTCGGAGGGCCGGCACTACTGCAGCGGGACCCTGATCCACCGGCACTGGGTGCTAGCGCCGCACCACTGCAACGCTAA CAGCCAACACCCATCTTTTCCCTCCAGGACGGGGGACATGGTAGTGCTGGGGGTCCACGACCTGCGCTTCATGGCGTCCCAGAGCGTGCCCGTGGACGAGGTGTTTGAGCAGGCCCAGGACGGCAGCTTCCCCCCCAGCAACGACCTCGCCCTGATCCGCCTCAGCGAGCCGGCTCGTTCCG GcatccctgtctgtctccctgacGACGACATCGAGGTCGACGACAGCTGGACGTGTGTCACCACCGGCTGGGGACAAACCAAAACATCGG ACAAGGTGAGCCCCCACTCGCTGCACCAGGCCACGGTGAGCCTGGTGAACCTCACCGCCTCCCGGAGCATCTGGGGGGAGGGCCTCATCAAAGACACCCATCTCTGCACCCACCCGGCTGCAGCCATCCCCTGCATG GGAGACGCGGGAGCCCCCCTGGTGTGCCAGAAGCACGGGGTGTACTTCCTGTTCGGCCTGGTCACATGGGGCAGCCGGCGCTGTGACCTCATCAGGCCGGCTGTGTTCTCCAGCATCGCAGACGTCCAGCTGTGGATCAGAGACACCACCGAGGACGTCTGA
- the ovch1 gene encoding ovochymase-1 isoform X1 yields the protein MSVIPLFLLSLTLRGIRTEGSNHTNQTEHDEEHYALAGIRTFTPELEIETRIIGGKEAWAHSWPWQVSLRYATMPACGGAIIAPSWVITAAHCFQRFKTASSWMVMAGKHDLGNPNEAFQQLVGVSRIVTHQGYSRRTKEFDVALLKLQTPLLYDEHVRPIEIWMDALRPAMSCSVTGWGSTRENGPRVNRLQEVNVSLLPLDKCNQFYRGRIWPTMFCAGRPEGGVDACQGDSGGPLSCFTGERYRLGGLVSWGVGCGRLHRPGVYTKLQDHAPWVADVMNSDRVMIYSDSPSVGKSGGLSCGEAQTPACRLGSIPATLVAAGGEALADGGGEVGPGGVTEACPYSWPWQVSLQSEGRHYCSGTLIHRHWVLAPHHCNANSQHPSFPSRTGDMVVLGVHDLRFMASQSVPVDEVFEQAQDGSFPPSNDLALIRLSEPARSGIPVCLPDDDIEVDDSWTCVTTGWGQTKTSDKVSPHSLHQATVSLVNLTASRSIWGEGLIKDTHLCTHPAAAIPCMGDAGAPLVCQKHGVYFLFGLVTWGSRRCDLIRPAVFSSIADVQLWIRDTTEDV from the exons ATGTCTGTCATTCCTTTATTTCTCCTCTCACTTACACTGAGGGGAATTCGCACCG AAGGCAGCAACCACACCAATCAAACGGAGCATGATGAAGAACACTACG CATTGGCGGGGATTCGCACCTTCACCCCCGAGCTGGAGATCGAGACGAGGATCATCGGTGGGAAGGAGGCGTGGGCCCACTCATGGCCGTGGCAGGTTTCCCTCCGGTACGCCACCATGCCGGCGTGTGGAGGCGCCATCATCGCCCCCTCGTGGGTCATCACCGCGGCGCACTGTTTTCAGAG GTTTAAGACCGCCTCTTCTTGGATGGTGATGGCAGGAAAACATGACCTGGGGAACCCGAACGAGGCCTTTCAACAG ctggtgggcgtgtccaggatCGTGACCCACCAGGGCTACAGCCGGCGCACCAAGGAGTTTGACGTGGCTCTGCTGAAGCTCCAGACGCCCCTGCTGTACGACGAGCACGTCAGGCCCATCGAGATCTGGATGGACGCCCTGCGGCCCGCCATGAGCTGCTCCGTCACCGGCTGGGGCTCCACCCGAGAGA atggtCCGCGGGTCAACCGGCTCCAGGAGGTCAACGTGAGTCTACTGCCGCTGGACAAGTGCAACCAGTTCTACCGCGGCCGCATCTGGCCCACCATGTTCTGCGCCGGGAGACCGGAGGGGGGAGTCGACGCCTGCCAG GGAGACTCCGGGGGCCCGCTGTCGTGCTTCACGGGGGAGCGGTACAGGCTGGGGGGCTTGGTGAGTTGGGGGGTGGGCTGTGGGCGTCTCCACCGGCCCGGCGTGTACACCAAGCTCCAGGACCACGCCCCCTGGGTCGCCGACGTCATGAACA GTGATCGAGTGATGATTTATAGTGACTCTCCAAGTGTCGGAAAAA GCGGCGGTCTCTCCTGTGGGGAGGCCCAGACTCCTGCCTGTCGCCTGGGCTCCATCCCCGCCACGCTGGTGGCCGCCGGGGGGGAGGCCCTGGCGGacggggggggtgaggtggggccGGGCGGGGTCACGGAGGCCTGCCCCTACTCCTGGCCCTGGCAGGTGAGCCTGCAGTCGGAGGGCCGGCACTACTGCAGCGGGACCCTGATCCACCGGCACTGGGTGCTAGCGCCGCACCACTGCAACGCTAA CAGCCAACACCCATCTTTTCCCTCCAGGACGGGGGACATGGTAGTGCTGGGGGTCCACGACCTGCGCTTCATGGCGTCCCAGAGCGTGCCCGTGGACGAGGTGTTTGAGCAGGCCCAGGACGGCAGCTTCCCCCCCAGCAACGACCTCGCCCTGATCCGCCTCAGCGAGCCGGCTCGTTCCG GcatccctgtctgtctccctgacGACGACATCGAGGTCGACGACAGCTGGACGTGTGTCACCACCGGCTGGGGACAAACCAAAACATCGG ACAAGGTGAGCCCCCACTCGCTGCACCAGGCCACGGTGAGCCTGGTGAACCTCACCGCCTCCCGGAGCATCTGGGGGGAGGGCCTCATCAAAGACACCCATCTCTGCACCCACCCGGCTGCAGCCATCCCCTGCATG GGAGACGCGGGAGCCCCCCTGGTGTGCCAGAAGCACGGGGTGTACTTCCTGTTCGGCCTGGTCACATGGGGCAGCCGGCGCTGTGACCTCATCAGGCCGGCTGTGTTCTCCAGCATCGCAGACGTCCAGCTGTGGATCAGAGACACCACCGAGGACGTCTGA
- the ovch1 gene encoding ovochymase-1 isoform X3, whose product MSVIPLFLLSLTLRGIRTEGSNHTNQTEHDEEHYALAGIRTFTPELEIETRIIGGKEAWAHSWPWQVSLRYATMPACGGAIIAPSWVITAAHCFQRFKTASSWMVMAGKHDLGNPNEAFQQLVGVSRIVTHQGYSRRTKEFDVALLKLQTPLLYDEHVRPIEIWMDALRPAMSCSVTGWGSTRENGPRVNRLQEVNVSLLPLDKCNQFYRGRIWPTMFCAGRPEGGVDACQGDSGGPLSCFTGERYRLGGLVSWGVGCGRLHRPGVYTKLQDHAPWVADVMNSDRVMIYSDSPSVGKSGGLSCGEAQTPACRLGSIPATLVAAGGEALADGGGEVGPGGVTEACPYSWPWQVSLQSEGRHYCSGTLIHRHWVLAPHHCNAKTGDMVVLGVHDLRFMASQSVPVDEVFEQAQDGSFPPSNDLALIRLSEPARSGIPVCLPDDDIEVDDSWTCVTTGWGQTKTSDKVSPHSLHQATVSLVNLTASRSIWGEGLIKDTHLCTHPAAAIPCMGDAGAPLVCQKHGVYFLFGLVTWGSRRCDLIRPAVFSSIADVQLWIRDTTEDV is encoded by the exons ATGTCTGTCATTCCTTTATTTCTCCTCTCACTTACACTGAGGGGAATTCGCACCG AAGGCAGCAACCACACCAATCAAACGGAGCATGATGAAGAACACTACG CATTGGCGGGGATTCGCACCTTCACCCCCGAGCTGGAGATCGAGACGAGGATCATCGGTGGGAAGGAGGCGTGGGCCCACTCATGGCCGTGGCAGGTTTCCCTCCGGTACGCCACCATGCCGGCGTGTGGAGGCGCCATCATCGCCCCCTCGTGGGTCATCACCGCGGCGCACTGTTTTCAGAG GTTTAAGACCGCCTCTTCTTGGATGGTGATGGCAGGAAAACATGACCTGGGGAACCCGAACGAGGCCTTTCAACAG ctggtgggcgtgtccaggatCGTGACCCACCAGGGCTACAGCCGGCGCACCAAGGAGTTTGACGTGGCTCTGCTGAAGCTCCAGACGCCCCTGCTGTACGACGAGCACGTCAGGCCCATCGAGATCTGGATGGACGCCCTGCGGCCCGCCATGAGCTGCTCCGTCACCGGCTGGGGCTCCACCCGAGAGA atggtCCGCGGGTCAACCGGCTCCAGGAGGTCAACGTGAGTCTACTGCCGCTGGACAAGTGCAACCAGTTCTACCGCGGCCGCATCTGGCCCACCATGTTCTGCGCCGGGAGACCGGAGGGGGGAGTCGACGCCTGCCAG GGAGACTCCGGGGGCCCGCTGTCGTGCTTCACGGGGGAGCGGTACAGGCTGGGGGGCTTGGTGAGTTGGGGGGTGGGCTGTGGGCGTCTCCACCGGCCCGGCGTGTACACCAAGCTCCAGGACCACGCCCCCTGGGTCGCCGACGTCATGAACA GTGATCGAGTGATGATTTATAGTGACTCTCCAAGTGTCGGAAAAA GCGGCGGTCTCTCCTGTGGGGAGGCCCAGACTCCTGCCTGTCGCCTGGGCTCCATCCCCGCCACGCTGGTGGCCGCCGGGGGGGAGGCCCTGGCGGacggggggggtgaggtggggccGGGCGGGGTCACGGAGGCCTGCCCCTACTCCTGGCCCTGGCAGGTGAGCCTGCAGTCGGAGGGCCGGCACTACTGCAGCGGGACCCTGATCCACCGGCACTGGGTGCTAGCGCCGCACCACTGCAACGCTAA GACGGGGGACATGGTAGTGCTGGGGGTCCACGACCTGCGCTTCATGGCGTCCCAGAGCGTGCCCGTGGACGAGGTGTTTGAGCAGGCCCAGGACGGCAGCTTCCCCCCCAGCAACGACCTCGCCCTGATCCGCCTCAGCGAGCCGGCTCGTTCCG GcatccctgtctgtctccctgacGACGACATCGAGGTCGACGACAGCTGGACGTGTGTCACCACCGGCTGGGGACAAACCAAAACATCGG ACAAGGTGAGCCCCCACTCGCTGCACCAGGCCACGGTGAGCCTGGTGAACCTCACCGCCTCCCGGAGCATCTGGGGGGAGGGCCTCATCAAAGACACCCATCTCTGCACCCACCCGGCTGCAGCCATCCCCTGCATG GGAGACGCGGGAGCCCCCCTGGTGTGCCAGAAGCACGGGGTGTACTTCCTGTTCGGCCTGGTCACATGGGGCAGCCGGCGCTGTGACCTCATCAGGCCGGCTGTGTTCTCCAGCATCGCAGACGTCCAGCTGTGGATCAGAGACACCACCGAGGACGTCTGA